The genomic segment CCAAGAAAATCAAATCTTACTTTTTCAGAAGAGGGATGAGGTTGGTCGTGAGAATGTGCGTGCTTAGGGTGTTGGTCACAAAGTTTTTCTCAAGATTTTCAGCAATGACCTCCCTAGTGTTGATCATGCATCCTGCATTATTAACCTGTAGAAGAGAGATGAATGtataaaatagagacagagaactgAGGTGTTTCGGAAGTGTAATATGTCTGTTAATGAACAAAGGTGTGATACGTTTTCCATTAACAATTATATGCATCACCAATATCATATCAAATTTAACTTTTGACTGTGACAGATTACATAACAATATAATTCAACAGATACCTCACCATCTACCATCTAAAAAAGTTGGACTTTCATCTCAGACTTAACAATTTGATGTATCACTGATTTTATATCCAATTTAAGTTCTTTGCAGGTTATTCACACTCTGACAGCAACCACAGGTCTttgaataatctctctctctctctctcatgaacacacaaacacacaaaaaaatgaacacacaaacacacacacaaacaaacgaacacacacacaaaagaaaaaaaaatacatagagagagagagagagagagaaagagagagagagagagagagagagagagagagagagagagagagagagagagagagagagcgagagagagagagagagagagagagagagagagagagaaagagagagagagagagagagagagagagagagagagagagagagagagagagagagagagagagagagagacccacccaCCAATCCCCATCCCCAAATCCACAAGCTTCAGCCAAAATTTAAAGAACACCTACCAATGTATGTAGCTGGTCGTGCTGCTCCATGAAGGTTTGCGTGAATTTATAGACATCTTGAGGCACTGACATGTCCAAAATGTGTAGGTGGACATTCTGTAATCAGAGGAGGCAGAGGTAAGACAGTAATCTTAAATTAGATCTAATTCAAATCAACATTATTAAATCATATCTAACTCTGTATTACTAGTATACACGGCAGTGAGTGTATCACCTGATTGTTTGACGCTTCTGTGATTTCACCCTTGGCTTCTTCTGCAGTCTTTGGGTTCCGGCACACCATGTGAACAGTCCCCCCTCGTTTGGCAATTTCAGTTGCAATGCATTTCCCAATTCCACTGTTTGCACCTAAAGATGAAatgatatattgtttattatatatatgtatatatatatacatatatatatatatatatatatatatatatatatatatatatatatatatatataatatatatatataacatctctaTAAAATatagtattcaaatatataattctttttgcATGTAAAACAtgcaaaatatataaagaatccAAAATATATAAGCAAATTAAAAAATGAAGTTTCTTGTAAAATATAAAGTTCAAGCATTACTTGACATTGTTCACTTAAATTCAGTCCTATCaagaatactgataaaaaatagtatgtgtcagtataaaaatatatctattatttccttAATAACATGGAATGGAGCtgcccttctctatctctatcaatagATATGTCAATAATTATATCATGAAGGTATAATTTCCCAAATCCTCCATGCTGAGGAATTTTTCTCTAGTAAAGGTACAAGAAGAGTATACCTCAACCCAATGATGatcacaaataataacaaataaagtgGGCAGACAGCAAATGATGCGTATATAGCCTTAACCTGTAGATCCTATAggttcccatctccctccctgaaTGCTAGGAATAACTGGGGTCATAATttatctaatttctttctttttctatgaaTAGTTAGggtccttatctatctatctatctatctatctatctatctctctatctctctatctctctatctctctctctctctctctctctctctctctctctctctctctctctctctgtctctgtctctctctctctctttctctttctctctctctctctctctctctctctctctctctctctctctctctcagaatagtTGGGAttttaattaatctatctatcaatcagtttaTCAATCAGTTtagctgtctctctatctctcagaatAGTTGGGGtcctattctgtctgtctgcctgtccctaGCTAGTTATCTGTCAGTCAATCTACCTCTatatagctatctgtctgtctatctccatctctttctctctctctctcagaatagtTAGGGTCTTAATTAGCTGCGGCACCAAAGAGTCTTGAACACCCGACCATTAGATCAGCCCTTGGGCACCTTAACTCACCAACCCATTGAGTGTACGCAAGAGAAGTCCATGGATCTGACCTGTTATCATGTAGTGCTTTCCGGTGCAGTCAACTTCCAAATCAGATTCTTTGAAGCCTTTGCTTGCAGCTTCATATCCACTtctgaaattgaaaaaaatgagtATATGAGTTAGAAGTAAAGGGAAACATCTATTGCAAGATGTTCTAAAAACTTGCCTCACTAATTCAAGGATTTTGGTTTATACAAGCTTGTATCtctaagtacataaatatatataagcatttatatttatctctaaATAGAGACAtattttgatacatctgcatgaATTTTCTCTTTGATTATTTGACATTGTCACTCTCACCCctgatctccctctccccttcccaccttctctctttctcactcagtttctctcttgcccctccccatctctctttctcttcctccctgctctctctctctctctctctctctctctctctctctctctctctctctctctctctctctctctctctctctctctctctctctctctctctctctctctctctctctctctctctctctctctctctctctctctctctctctctctctctctctctctctcttctctctctctctctctccttctctctctctctctctcttctctctctctctctctccttctctccaactctctctctccatccctctctcattctcttcctccgtcctctctctctctctctctctctctctctctctctctctctctctctctctctcctctctctctctctcctctctctctctctctctctctctcttcctctctctctctctctttccatatccctctctctctctctctctttccatatccctctctctctctctctctttccatatccctctctctctctctctctttccatatccctctctctctctctctctttccatatccctctctctctctctctctttcccttcatccctctctctctctctctctttccatatccctctctctctctctctctttcccttcatcccttctctctcccctctctctttcccttcatcccttctctctcccctctctctttcccttcatccctctccctctctctctttccctccatccctctttctctctctctctttccttccatccctccttccttcctttcctctctccttccttccctctttcccatcctccctctctccatccacccacccataaaccctccctccctccctttctctctctctcttactgtttctcattctcctctcccactaCTCCCTCACTATGTATGAACGTATGCCTCTGTGAATACTGACTTCTCTTCACTGATGTACAAAATGTACAcaatcctcattctcattatttagGTAAAAGTAATAcagttaattagaagaaaaaatgtgCATCACCAACATGGAAATGCCAATGAAGCTCCACAATATAGCTCCTacccagaaaaagagagaaaataaccttatcattttttttccgcACGATTTTCTGGAAGATCCATGGTATTTATTTCGGAAATcaatacacagagacagagggtAATGGAAACCGCCATCATATAGAGCATAAAAAACAGTCGTAAAGGACACAGGTACAGCTACTGCAGCCTCATATTTAccatgaaatgatgaaaatatctgcTACATATCACTGAGACTAAGACCACAGcaccctcacacagccagagtttGTAATGTCTGTAATGTCTGTTTTCATAAATTAACCCAACGTTGATGGGAAAATGgtgcgttccctttggcaatgcttggttaaatttTTCTgaacatagatggctctgccaatgcttagccacaagcaagtcaattagtagatcttgcaacctcacttttccttgactagtgggaaaatgttttttttttattaatgctatcaatattgatactgttatttatgttataaacattataattactatattgttactgacatcactaacagcagtattaaatactagaaaatatcaaaaatcaaggaaaagggtaaagaggtgagacaggtagtttgcATAATTGGCTCACTGGTTAACTTGTGGAGCTATCTCTAACGTAAAAACAAtcactaaattcaacacacacaatggggcatggcatgtacgtgcATGCCACGCCCGGCGACAAGGGGTTAACATGAAGAGCTAACAAAGGGGAGTACAGGGGGGGTTTGCCTCTGACTAAGTAGCAAATAGAAGACAGGAAAGGTTAGGGCTGGGTTTTCTGGGTTTACGTTATACCCTGGTTTTGGGGCATCGTCTCTGGGGGGTGCGTCGCTCTCGTTAGCAAATACCAAATCCATAAATTTAAGACAGTCAAGGCTGTCTTGCTAGACTGGAGTTGTCCTTTGCCACTTGTCACTGTGTGCAGATTTCGGTAAATACATTAAGTAGATTTTGACAGAACACAGGTACTACAATAACATTGCTTTTGAAAATCCTGTGTCTGTATCGtctaagaatgaataaaaaaagctaCATAACATTTTATACCTTCCTTCTAATGATTACGAAGCAAATGTTACACAACGGGCGTGACATTCCACAAGACTGAACACCATCATTTCTTCAATAACTCCCTTAAACATTCCACAAGATCCTAAATTACCCAAGACTTACTTAGTGTATTCCTTCAGTCCTTTCAAAAACCACACTGTATTCCTGTACATAGACATTTTCGGGATATTTCACTCAAGGTCTTCCTGACACAATCGCGCATGCACACTCTCTAAAGCGACGCTGGTGACTGGCTGGCACTGGCGACGTTCGCTTATATAATCCTCAAAAGGCCACTATTTTATGGAATTTTTAAAATTGTCTGATTCTTCCAAAAAAGGCTTCTTTTAGTTGGGTTCCGATATTGCCTGTTTGCTTATAAAATCAGTTTGTATATTCTAATACCTgcgaaacaataatagtaaatgttCCTATTTTACAATTTCCCTGTTATgccttaaaaaaattaaaaatctacAAGTCATGGTCCCACGTGACTCACCGCTACGAGCTGTGGGGATaaccaagagagacagacagacaggcagacagacaaatggacagacacacacatacatgtatgagtgtgtgtgtgtttgtgtgtttacatacacatacacacacatatacatacatacatacatacatatacatacatgcatacatatatatatgtatatatatatatatatatatatatatatatatatatatatatatatatatatgtatatatatatatagtaaataaacacccacacacacacacccacacacacacacacacacacacacacacacacacacacacacacacacatatatatatatatatatatatatatatatatatatatatatatatatatatacatatatatatatatatatatatatatatatatatatatatatatatatatatatatatacagacacatacacacacatgcataaatatatatacatatatatatatatatatatatatatatatatatatgtatgtatgtatgtatgtatatatatatatatatatgtacatatatgtatatatataaatacacacacacacacacacacacacacacacacacacacacacacacacacacacacacacacacacacacacacacacacatatatatatatatatatatatatatatatatatatatatatatatatagatagatagatagatagatacatatatctatatatctatgtatatatgtgcatatatatacacgcatacatacatacatacacacacacacacacacacacacacacacacacacacacacacacacacacacacacacacacacacatatatatatatatatatatatatatatatatatatatatatatattgtaacccaTCAAGACGGGGAACCCTTCCGTGACATATACCGAACTAAGGCTATTGTTTACAAAGGTAAAACTTTTGAGGTATTGTTATGGAACTCCGTGTAAGTTAGGACCAGATGGCAAGAGCTGTGTCAACTCCCACCATACCAGGTCGATTGAGTGCTTTGTTGTCTTAGAAGAAATTTGGTGTCCGGTGTTGTCCCGCAGCCCCTTTCAAGGTGTGTGTTCACCCGGTCTTTTTGTAC from the Penaeus vannamei isolate JL-2024 chromosome 1, ASM4276789v1, whole genome shotgun sequence genome contains:
- the LOC113825330 gene encoding dehydrogenase/reductase SDR family member 12, whose protein sequence is MSMYRNTVWFLKGLKEYTKSGYEAASKGFKESDLEVDCTGKHYMITGANSGIGKCIATEIAKRGGTVHMVCRNPKTAEEAKGEITEASNNQNVHLHILDMSVPQDVYKFTQTFMEQHDQLHTLVNNAGCMINTREVIAENLEKNFVTNTLSTHILTTNLIPLLKKSEKSRVVVVTSGGMLVQKLNVDDLQFEKMKPFDGTMAYAQNKRQQVVMTEQYAKQYPDVHFSCMHPGWADTPAVRNSMPDFYNKMKDKLRSPSQGADTAVWLAVSPAVLEQQSGLFFQDRSPAATHLPLAWTKVCTKDEENFMTLLNDLADKFKA